The nucleotide window ATGACCGGCATCGGCATGGGCCTGGCCGCCCGCTCGGCGGACCGCCGGGTGAAGTGGCTGGCCCCGATCGCGGGCCTGCTCGCCGCGATGATCCTGCACGGCACGTTCAACCTGCTGCCGACGCTCTCGGTGGCCACCGGCGAGACCCTGATCATGCTGTACGGCTACCTGGGCTTCATGGTCCCGTTCTTCTTCCTGGTGGTCGGCTTCGCGATCGCACTGCGCAGCTACGAGGGGCGGCTCACCGAGCGCATCCTGCCGGGCTACGTACGCGCGGGCTGGCTGTCCCCGCCCGAGGTGGCGACGCTGGGCAGCCTGGGCCGCCGGCACTCGGCGCGCCGCTGGGCCAAGCGGGTGGCCGGGGAGGCGGGCGTCAAGGCGATGCGCGGCTTCCAGCTCGCGGGAACCCAGCTCGCCCTGCTGCGGGACGGGATGCAGCGCGGCCTGGACCGCACGCCGGCCGAGCAGTGGAAGTCGATGGAGGAGGAGCGCCGGCTCCTGACGGCGATCTCGGACTACCGGTCGATCTTCGTCGGCCGGGACCCGCAGATGCCGCAGGCGTTCTGGGACGGGACGGCCTATCAGATCGCCTTCCCGGACGGGGTGACGCGCACCGTGAGCGCGCCGGAGGAACCGGTGGTGCCGGTCCCGGTCCGCCTGCCCCCGAACCCGTACCCGGCGATGGCCGGCGCCCCGGGCTACGGCTCCCCGCTCTACGGCACCCCGTCCTACGGCGCGGCGGCTTACGGCTCCCCGGCTTACGGCCCTCCGGCCTATGGCCCCCCGAGTTACAGCGCTCAGCCTGGCTACGGAGTCCAGCCTGGTTACGGCGCTCAGCCGGGCTATGGCGCCCAGCCGGGCTCTGGCGGTCAGCCGGGCTATGGCGTCCAGCCTGGCTCTGGCGGTCAGCCTGGCTATGGCGCTCAGCCTGGTTACGGCGGTCAGCCGGGCTATGGCGTCCAGCCTGGCTCTGGCGGTCAGCCTGGTTACGGCGGTCAGCCTGGCTCTGGCGGTCAGCCTGGTTACGGCGGTCAGCCGGGCTATGGCGTCCAGCCTGGCTACGGTGCTCAGCCTGGCTACGGTGCTCAGCCGGGCTATGGCGTCCAGCCTGGCTACGGTGCTCAGCCTGGCTACGGTGCTCAGCCTGGCTACGGCGGTCAGCCTGGCTACGGCGGTCAGCCTGGCTACGGCGGTCAGCCCGGCTATGGCGGTCAGCCTGGTTATGGTGGTCAGCCTGGTTACGGTGCTCCCGGGCAGAGGCAGCCCGGCTACGGCGCGGGCGGTCACGGTCAGCCGGGGTATGGACAGCAGGGGTATGGGCAGGCCGGTCACGGCGGGCCGGGCTCGGACACCTCCGGCTACGGCCACGGCGAGAGCCCCGGTCCCGGCTACGGCGCACCGGCCGCCGGTCACATCCGGCCCGGGTTCGCCTCCGGCGACGGCGCGGCGCCCGGCTCCGGAGCCCCCGTACCTGGTCCGGCGTCCGGGGGCGGCTACCCGGCCGCCGGAAACGACCCCTGGGAGACCCGTGCCGCCGCCGGTGACACGCCGATCCGGCCCGCCGCCCCCGGCGAGACGTGGATCGACTACACCCGCGAGGGGCACGACGCCGCGAACCCGCCCGAACCGGACTACCGCCGGCCCGAACCCGGTCCCGCCGACGGGACGCCGCGCGCCGGCTGACGCGAACGTCCGCTGTGGACGTACGGAAATCGGTTTGGCCTTGGGTTTCGGGCGGTTGGCCTGGCCGCTCCCGGAGTGCCGGTCCGAACAGTGAAGTGGGTTGATGCGCGATGCCGCGGTCGAGTGTGCCGGTCCGGGATGACCGGCCTCAGGCATACCCACTTCGATCCTCGGACTTGAGGAGCACCCACAGTGGACCCTCCGCGTCATCACACCATCCGCGAGGGCGATCTTCGGATCTGTAACCCGTTCACGCCAGGGAAGCTGGCCACCCTCGGCGAGGCGATTAAGCTGCGCGCCGGCGACACCCTGCTCGACCTCGCCGGCGGCCGCGGCGAAATGCTCTGCACGTGGGCCCGCGACCACGGCATCTCCGGCACCGGCGTGGACATCAGCACCGTGGCCACCGACATGGCCCGCCGCCTGCATCGGGGCGACCTGGATCGGCGACGGCGTGCCCGGCACCCTCCGCCTACTCGAGCGCAGCCTGGGCCCGGGCGGCACAGCCGGACCGCTACGCGGCCGCGGGCCGAGCTGGCCGACGATCCGCTCGTCTACGTGCGCTACCGGCGCGAATACCTCGGCTGGGGCGTGTTCGCGCTGCTCCGGACCGCGGGAGTCGCCGCCCGATCATGACGGCCCCGGTGACCGGCTACAGGTACAGGCCGGTGCCGTCGGCCTCGACGCGGGTCGCCGCAACGGCGTGTACGTCGCGCTCGCGCAGCAGCACGTACTCCTTGCCGTGCAGCTCGACCTCGGCGCGGTCCTCCGGGTCGAAGAGCACTCGGTCGCCCAGGACGATGGAGCGCACGTTCGGCCCGACGCCGACGGCCTTGGCCCAGGACAGGCGGCGGCCCAGCGAGGCGGTGGCGGGGATGACGATGCCGGCGCTGGAGCGGCGTTCGCCGTCGCCCCCGTCGAGCCGGACGAGGACGCGGTCGTGCAACATCCGGATCGGCAGCCCGGCCTCGGTGCGGGTGTTGGTGCTCACGAGAGGACGGTACGCCCGAGCCTGACGTGCGGATGAGTCGGTCTCGACTACGGTGGAACCGCGTGACGACGGACGAGGGGGTCAGCGGGTTGAGCCGCTTGCAACGGGTCCAGGAGAACCTTCGCCGGGCGTACGAGTCGGGCCGCGAGTCCGTGCGAACGGCGCGCGCCGAGGACGACGGTGCGCCGGACGATCAAGACATCGAATTTCAGGCACCCCCGCCCGAGGCGCGGGACGAGCACCAGTCGACGGCTAGCCGCGACGACAGCGAGGTGCCGCACTCGCTGCGGATCGCGGCGGCCTGGTCGTGGCGGCTCATCGTCGTCGGGGTCGTCGGCTGGGTGCTGCTCCGCTTCATCGGCATCATCAGCATCGTCGTGATCCCGCTGGCCATCGCGCTGCTGCTGTCCGCGCTGCTGGCGCCGGCGGTCGGCTGGCTGCGCCGCTTCCGGCTCCCGCCGTCGTTCGCGACGTTCCTGGTCCTGATCTGCGGCATCGGCGCCGTGGTCGGCACGCTGACGTTGGTGGTGAACCAGTTCGCCGCCGGTGCGTCGGAGATGGCCGACAAGGCCGTCGCGGGCGTCCGGCAGATCCGGGACTGGGCACGCACCGGGCCGCTGCACCTGTCGACCGACCAGGTCGAACAGGCGATCGCCTCGGCGCAGAAGTGGCTCAACGAGAACACGTCGTCGTTGACGGCGACCGGCGTGGCGACCGCGACGACGCTGTTCGAGGTGATGACCGGGGCGTTGCTGGTGCTGTTCGCGACGTTCTTCTTCCTGCGCGACGGCCGCAAGATCTGGCGTTTCCTCGTCCGGTTGCTCCCGGTCAACGTGCGGTGGAACGTCGCGGACGCCGGCGACGCGTCGTGGTCCACGCTCGGGTCCTATGTGCGGGCGACCGTGCTGGTGGCGTTCATCGACGCGGCCGGCATCGGACTGGCGCTGGTGATCCTGGACGTCGAGTTCGCGTTCCCGCTCGCGGCGCTGGTGTTCCTCGGCGCGTTCATCCCGATCGTCGGCGCGAGCATCTCCGGCGCCGTCGCGGTGCTTGTCGCGCTGGTGGACGAGGGTTGGGTGATCGCGCTGGTGGTGCTGGGCGCGGTGATCCTGGTGCAGCAGCTCGAGGGCCACATCCTCCAGCCGTTGATCATGGGTCGGGCGGTCGCCATCCATCCGCTCGTCGTGATCATCGGAATCGCCTCCGGCGTGGTGCTGGCGGGAATCATGGGGGCGCTGGTGGCCGTGCCGCTGATCGCCGTCCTGAACACGGGTGTCCGGCGGCTGGCCCGGAGCAGACCCGAGGTGCCGCCGGACGCCGTCATCGTCACCGCGGAGGAGCAGACGACCTGACTCAGGTCTTCGCCAGGCGCTCCAGGGCGCCGAGCGCCACCTCCGGCCTGGTCGTATACCAGAACGGGGGTAGGGACTGGCGTAGGAAGGCGCCGTAGCCGCGGGCCGTCTCCAGGCGGGAGTCCAGGACGGCCACCACGCCCTTGTCGCCGGTGGAACGGATCAGGCGGCCGACTCCCTGTGCCAGCCGGACCGCCGCGATGGGGACGCTCACCGCGGCGAAGCCCGAGCCGCCGCCGGCGTCGACCGCGGCCGCGCGCGCCGCGGCGAGGGGCTCGTCCGGGCGGGGGAACGGCAGGCGGTCGATCACGACCAGCTGGCAGGCGTCGCCCGGCACGTCGACGCCCTGCCAGAGGGACATCACGCCGAACAGGCAGCTCTCCCGCTGCTCCCGGAACTTGCGGACCAGGATCGGGAGGGACTCCTCGCCCTGTAGGAGCACCGGGAGGTCCGAGCGGGCCCGGAGCAGCTCCGCCGCCTGGGTCGCGGCGCGCCGGGACGAGAACAGGCCGAGTGTGCGGCCGCCGAGCGCCGACACCAGCTTGACCAGCTCCTCGCCGGCCGCGTCCGGCAGGCCGGACGCCGCCGGCCGCGGCAGGTGTGCGGCCACGTAGAGGATGCCCTGGCGGGGATAGTCGAAGGGCGAGCCGACGTCGAGGGAGCTCCAGCCGTCGCCCGAGACCGGGGGCGCCGCGGCCGCCCGGGCCGCCGGGACCGGTGCCGCCAGGGGCAGGCCGAGTGACCTGGCCACGGTGTCGAAGCGGCCGCCCAGCGTCAGCGTCGCCGAGGTGGCGACCACCGTGCGCTCGTCGTAGAGGCTGGTGGCCAGGGTGCCCGCCACCGACAGCGGCGCCACCACCAGCGCCCGGCGGCCGTTGCCCAGGTCGGACTTCTCCACCCAGGCCACGTCGAACTGCGACTCCTCCAGCAGGCGCTGCGCGGTCGTCGAGAGGTCGTCGAGGGTGGCTTTCGCCTGCTGCTTGCGCACCGGGTCGGGGTCGTCGTTCTTGACGTCGCCGATCGCGTCGAGTGCCGCCCGGGTGGCCGAGTCGATCAGCAGGACCGCCTGGTGCAGCAGCGGGGGCAGGCCGGTGGTCAGGCGCCCCGCCGGGATGTCGGCGAGGCCGACCGTCAGCGAGTCGGCCGCCTCGGCGAGTGACTCCGCCGCGGCCGGCGAGACCAGGGGCCGGGCCCGCTTCGAGGCCCGCTCGACCGCCTCGGGGGTCAGCTCCGCCTGCGCGGCCGAGGAGACCCGGTCGGCCAGCTCGTGGGCCTCGTCGACGATCAGCAGCTTGTGCGGGGGCACGATATTGCGCTCGGCCAGCATGTCGACCGCGAGGAGGCTGTGGTTGGTCACCACGATGTCCGCCTCGCGGGCACGGACCCGGGACGCCTCGGCGAAGCACTCCGCGCCGTATGGGCAGCGGGCCGCGCCGACGCAGTCGCGGGCCGGCATCGAGACCTGGCGCCAGGCCGTCTCGTCCACGCCGGGATCCAGCTCGTCGCGGTCGCCGGTCTTGGTCTTCTCCGCCCACTGCTGCACGCGGAGGATCTGCTTGCCCAGCCGGCCCACCTCGCCCAGCCACTGGGTCGCCTTGGGCGGCGCGTCGTCGAAGAGGGTGTCGGTCGGGGCCTCCTCGTCGGCGTGCTCGAGCTTGGCCGCGCAGAGGTAGTGGTGCCGGCCCTTGAGGACCGCGAACGTGGGGCGGCGGCCCAGCACCGGCTCCACCGCGTCCGCCAGGCGGGGCAGGTCGTGCTCCACCAGCTGGTTCTGCAGGGCCAGCGTCGCGGTCGAGACCACCACCGGGCCGTCGACGAGCAGGGCCGGGGTCAGATAGGCCAGCGACTTGCCCGTGCCGGTCCCGGCCTGCACCAACAGGTGCTCGCGTTGCTTGACCGCCCGCTCGATGGCCGCGGCCATCTCCTCCTGCCCCGGCCGGGACGCTCCGCCCGGCACCGCGCCGACGGCGGCGGCGAGAAGCTGGGACGCGGTTGCCTTCTTGCGGGTCGCGGCAGTCACGTCGGAGACCGTACCCGCCACCACCGACGAAACCATGTCACCGTTAGTGTCTTGTCATGCCGAGCGAGATTGTCCGGGTCGTCTACACCAAGTACGACGGCACCGCTCACCGGGACTATCCCGCCCGTCGGCTCAACGAGGACGACCTGGGAGTCTGGGTCGGTGTGACACGCGGCACGGTCTCCGTCTACCACGGCCAGCCGTCCGTGGAGCAGATTCCGTTCGTCCTGCTTATCCCGCACCACGCCTGGTGGACCGGCATGTTCAACCCGCCGCCGCGCACCAGCGAGGTCTACTGCGACGTCGCCACCCCCGCGCGCTGGGAGGGCGACACCGTGCACATCGTCGACCTCGACCTCGATGTCTCCCGACGGCGGGACTCCGGGCTGGTCGAGCTGCGGGACGAGGACGAGTTCGAGGAGCACCGGGTCGCGTTCGGTTACACCGACGAGGTCGTCACGGAGGCGAACGCCGCCGCCCGGCGCCTGTTCACGGCCCTGGGCGACGGTTCCGAGCCGTTCGCCTCCGCGTACCGGAAATGGCTGTCAGCGGTCGTCGACTGAGCCGAGCTTGGCGGGGTTGAGCTGGTTGTAGAGGGCCGTGATGCGGCCGTCCGCGACGGCGACGGCCAGCACGGCGAGCAGCCGGCGCCCGTCGGGGTACGCGCCGCGGAGCAGCACGCCGGCGCCGCCGTTCACCAGGACCGGCTCGATCGTGACGTCGACGCCGTACCTGGCGAACCGGTCGAGGGTGCCCACGTAGAAGCGGGCCACCCGGTCCGGCCCGAACACCGGCCTGCGGCCCGCGTTGACCGCGCCGCCGCCGTCGCCGACCGCCACGACCTCGGGCGCGAGCACGGCCGCGAGGGCGGACAGGTCGCCGGAGGACGCCGCCTTGAGGAACGCCTCCAGAACCGCACGCTGCTCGGCGACGTCCGCGGTGTGCCGGGACTGACCGTCGGCCACCGCGCGCCGGCCTCGGGAGGCGTGCTGGCGCGCCGCGCCGGCGCTGGTGTTGAGCACGGCGGCGACCTCGTCGAACGGCATCGCGAACGCGTCGTGCAGCACCACCGCGACCCGCTGCTCCGGCGTCAGCCGCTCCAGCACGACGAGCAGCGCCAGGCTCACCTCCATCCGCTGCGCGACCTTCTCGGCCGGGTCGTCCAAGTGCGAGACGACCGGCTCCGGCAGCCACTGGCCGGGGTACGCCTCGCGGCGTACCCGGGCCGACCTGAGCACGTCCAGGCAGAGCCGCCCGGTGACCGTGGTCAGCCAGGCCTGCGGGTCGCGGATCCCGTCGGCCCGGGCGGCGTGGTAGCGCAGCCAGGCCTCCTGCACGACGTCCTCGGCCTCGGCCCGGCTGCCCAGCATCCGGTACGCGAGGGCGAGCAGCCGGGGCCGCTCAGCCTCGAAATCCTCAGACGGCATGAAGGAATTCTGCGCGACATTGCCCTGTAACGCCTGTCTGATGTGACACAGTGGTAGCGCTATAAGACCATTTAGTCCTATTTCGCGTTTTTCGGGGCGGGGGCAGGCGATGACGAACGACGTGGCGGCGCTCCTGGGCGGGCTGGCCGGGGTCGCGGGTGCCGCCGGTGCGGCGACCGTCGGCGCCGCGGTGGCCCGGCGTCCGCGGGCGTACCTGCCGGCCGGGCATGCGCTCGTCGGCAACCAGGTCATAGACCCGCTGCCCGACGTGCTGCGGCGCGGGCTCGCCGGCCTCACGGTGCCGGTGCGGCCGGGGCCGCACGGCGAGCTGTTCATGGGCCCCGGGACTCCCCAGCCCGGCCGTACGCTGCGCCGGCTGGTGCTCTCCCCGCTCTTCGCCCGCGCGCACGCGCGCGGCGGGCGGCTCTGCCGTGACCAGCGGGTGCCGTTCCGGCTCGTCGTCGAGTTCACCGGGCCGAACCGGGACGCCGACACGCTGCTGCGGGCGTACCGGATGCTCGACCAGCAGCTGCGCGACCACGCCCCGCTGCTGAGCCGCTGCATCGACGGCCGGCTCGACCCGGGCGCGGTCACCGTGGTCATCACGGGCATCGTCGACGTCCGCGAGCTGCTCGGTGGCCAGCGCCGCCGGTACGCGTTCGCGGACGGGACCTTCGACGACCTCGGCACCGCGTCCGCGCCGCCGACGCTGGTGCCGATGGTCAGCGAGGCGTGGAACCGGCGGTTCGGCTGGGACGGGCGCGAGCCGATCTCCGCCGAGGAGCGGCACCTGCTGCACGCGATGGTGCGCTCGGCGCACGAGGACGGGCGTACCGTCCGGTTCTCGGGCCTGCCCGAGGGCGCCCGGCGGGCCCGGCGGGCGGTCTGGGCGGAGCTCGGCGCCGCCGGTGTCGACGTCATCGCCGACGCCGACCAGGCCGGCCTGGCCCGGCACCTGCGCCGGCATCCGGTGACCCGGCCCGCCCCGCCGCGACTGCCGTCCGCGCCGGCCGGGCGCCGCCATACGCCGACCCCGCGGCCGACCGCTCCCCGACCGGACATCGCCCAGACTGTCTGAAAGAACCAGATAGGCGGCATTCCAGGTTAACGGCAAGTGAACGCGCCTTGAACTGCCGCTAAGCAGGGGTGGGCGGGATCGGCAACGGGGGAGGGGTTACCTAGCATTCCTCCGTCTCGTCCACTCCTCGATCGAGGTTCGCGCCGTGAAGTTCTCCTTCCGCCCCACCGAGGGCGCCTTTTACGAGCTGTTCAGCAAGGCCGCCCAGAACCTCGTCAAGGGCACCGGGCTGCTGAACGAGCTCGCGCTGCCCGGCGCGGACGTGCAGTCGGTCAGTGACCGCCTGTCGGACGTCGAGCACGACAGCGACGAGATCACCCACACCCTGTACAAGAAGATCAACTCGACCTTCATCACGCCGTTCGACCGCGAGGACATCTACCAGCTGGGCTCGCACCTCGACGACGTGATGGACCACCTCGAGGCGGTCGGCAACCTGCTCTACCTGTACGGCCTCACCGAGCTGCCGTCGCTGCCGCGCGAGATGCACGAGCTGGTGACCGTGCTCGACCAGCAGGCCAAGATCACCGCGGACGCGATGCCGCGGCTCAAGAGCATGAAGAATCTCGAGGAGTACTGGATCGAGATCAACCGCCTGGAGAACGACGGCGACCGCGCATACCGGATGCTGCTGGTCCGCCTCTTCTCCGGCGAGTACGACGCGCTGACGGTCCTGAAGATGAAGGAGGTCGCCGACGAGCTCGAGGCCGCGTGCGACGCCTTCGAGCACGTGGCGAACACGGTCGAGACCATCACGGTCAAGGAGTCCTAGGCCTTGTCCCCCGAGCTCATAGCCGTGCTCGCGGTGATCATCGCCGCGATGGCCTTCGACTACACAAACGGTTTCCACGACGCGGCGAACGCCATCGCCACCAGCGTCAGCACCCGGGCACTGACCCCGCGCGTCGCGCTGGCGATGGCCGCGGTCGGCAACTTCGTCGGCGCGCACTTCGGCGCCGAGGTGGCCAAGACGGTCGGCGACGGCCTGGTCAAGCTCCCGCCCGGCATCGCCAGCCTTGGCGTGGTCTTCGCCGGCGTGGTCGGCGCGATCGCCTGGAACCTGATCACCTGGTACTTCGGCCTGCCCTCCTCCTCGTCGCACGCGCTCTTCGGCGGCCTGGTCGGCGCGACGCTGTTCGCCTCACAGGGCGAGGTCCAGTGGGGCACCATCGTCGACAAGGTGCTGATCCCTATGGTGGCCTCGCCCTTCGTCGGCTTCATCCTCGGCTTCATCGTCATGGTCGCGATCATGTGGATCTTCCGTCGCGGCCACCCCGGCAAGCTCAACCGCGGCTTCCGGGTGGCGCAGACGATCTCGGCGGCCTTCATGTCGGTCGGCCACGGCATGCAGGACGCCGCGAAGACGATGGGCATCATCGTCCTGGCGCTCTACACGGGCGGCTTCCAGGACAGCGCGACGGAGATTCCGTGGTGGGTGTTCTGGACGTCGGCGGCGGTGCTGGCGGCCGGTACCTACGCCGGCGGCTGGCGCATCATTCGCACGCTGGGCCGCAAGATCATCGACCTGGGTCCGGCGGAGGGCTTCGCGTCCGAGATGGTGGCGAGCTCCGTGCTGTTCTTCAACGCGCTGGTCCTGCACGCGCCGATCTCGACGACGCACACGATCACCTCGGCGATCATGGGTGTCGGCGCCACGAAGCGGCTGAGCGCGGTCCGCTGGAACATGGCCGGCAACATCGTGATGGCCTGGATCACCACGTTCCCGGCGGCGGCCGGGATCGCCTGCGTCGTCTACTTCATCGTGAGGCCGATCTTCGGTAGCTGAGCTGAGAGGCGGGGCCCGGCCGCACCGCGGCCGGGCCCCGCCGCCTTCAGTAGACGACGCCGAGCTCGGCGCGGATGGAGTCCATCAGGCCCATGATCTCCAGGGTCGTCGCGTGCGGCATCAGCGGGCACTCCAGCAGGCCCTCGGCCAGGCAGCGCTGCACCTCCGCGGCCTCGTACTGATAGCCGTTGCCCGGGAACGGGTATGAGATCTCCTCCGTCGGCTCGCCGACGCGGTGCAGCACGAAGCCGCGCGGCACGAAGAAGCCCTGCGGCAGGTCGATCCGCCCCAGCGTGCCGGTGATCGACGCCGCGGTGCGGGTCTCGCCGACCAGGCTGCACGACAGGGCCGCGAGCGCGCCGGAGTCCCAGCCCAGCAGGATGCCCGTGTTGTCGTCGACGCCCTCCGGCGTCAGCCGCGCCCAGCTTCGCACCACCGCCGGCCGGCCGAGGATCAGGTGTGCGAGGTTGAGCGGGTAGACGCCCAGGTCCAGCAGCGCGCCGCCGCCCTGCGCCGGGTCGCGCAGCCGGTGCGTCGCCTCGAACGGGCCCTGTAGCCCGAAGTCCGCGTGGATGTTTGTCACCTCGCCGATCGCGCCCTCGCCGATCAGCTCCACGATGCGGCGGATCGCCGGGTTGAGGCGCATCCACATGGCCTCCATCAGGAACAGGCCGCGGGTGCGCGCCTCCTGCACCAGCGCCTGTGAGGAGGGCAGGTCGAGGGTCATCGGCTTCTCGCAGAGCACGGCCTTGCCGCCCTCGAGACAGGTCATCGCCGCG belongs to Amorphoplanes digitatis and includes:
- a CDS encoding SAM-dependent methyltransferase, which translates into the protein MDPPRHHTIREGDLRICNPFTPGKLATLGEAIKLRAGDTLLDLAGGRGEMLCTWARDHGISGTGVDISTVATDMARRLHRGDLDRRRRARHPPPTRAQPGPGRHSRTATRPRAELADDPLVYVRYRREYLGWGVFALLRTAGVAARS
- a CDS encoding GroES family chaperonin — protein: MLHDRVLVRLDGGDGERRSSAGIVIPATASLGRRLSWAKAVGVGPNVRSIVLGDRVLFDPEDRAEVELHGKEYVLLRERDVHAVAATRVEADGTGLYL
- a CDS encoding AI-2E family transporter produces the protein MTTDEGVSGLSRLQRVQENLRRAYESGRESVRTARAEDDGAPDDQDIEFQAPPPEARDEHQSTASRDDSEVPHSLRIAAAWSWRLIVVGVVGWVLLRFIGIISIVVIPLAIALLLSALLAPAVGWLRRFRLPPSFATFLVLICGIGAVVGTLTLVVNQFAAGASEMADKAVAGVRQIRDWARTGPLHLSTDQVEQAIASAQKWLNENTSSLTATGVATATTLFEVMTGALLVLFATFFFLRDGRKIWRFLVRLLPVNVRWNVADAGDASWSTLGSYVRATVLVAFIDAAGIGLALVILDVEFAFPLAALVFLGAFIPIVGASISGAVAVLVALVDEGWVIALVVLGAVILVQQLEGHILQPLIMGRAVAIHPLVVIIGIASGVVLAGIMGALVAVPLIAVLNTGVRRLARSRPEVPPDAVIVTAEEQTT
- a CDS encoding ATP-dependent DNA helicase: MVSSVVAGTVSDVTAATRKKATASQLLAAAVGAVPGGASRPGQEEMAAAIERAVKQREHLLVQAGTGTGKSLAYLTPALLVDGPVVVSTATLALQNQLVEHDLPRLADAVEPVLGRRPTFAVLKGRHHYLCAAKLEHADEEAPTDTLFDDAPPKATQWLGEVGRLGKQILRVQQWAEKTKTGDRDELDPGVDETAWRQVSMPARDCVGAARCPYGAECFAEASRVRAREADIVVTNHSLLAVDMLAERNIVPPHKLLIVDEAHELADRVSSAAQAELTPEAVERASKRARPLVSPAAAESLAEAADSLTVGLADIPAGRLTTGLPPLLHQAVLLIDSATRAALDAIGDVKNDDPDPVRKQQAKATLDDLSTTAQRLLEESQFDVAWVEKSDLGNGRRALVVAPLSVAGTLATSLYDERTVVATSATLTLGGRFDTVARSLGLPLAAPVPAARAAAAPPVSGDGWSSLDVGSPFDYPRQGILYVAAHLPRPAASGLPDAAGEELVKLVSALGGRTLGLFSSRRAATQAAELLRARSDLPVLLQGEESLPILVRKFREQRESCLFGVMSLWQGVDVPGDACQLVVIDRLPFPRPDEPLAAARAAAVDAGGGSGFAAVSVPIAAVRLAQGVGRLIRSTGDKGVVAVLDSRLETARGYGAFLRQSLPPFWYTTRPEVALGALERLAKT
- a CDS encoding DUF402 domain-containing protein, which produces MPSEIVRVVYTKYDGTAHRDYPARRLNEDDLGVWVGVTRGTVSVYHGQPSVEQIPFVLLIPHHAWWTGMFNPPPRTSEVYCDVATPARWEGDTVHIVDLDLDVSRRRDSGLVELRDEDEFEEHRVAFGYTDEVVTEANAAARRLFTALGDGSEPFASAYRKWLSAVVD
- the sigJ gene encoding RNA polymerase sigma factor SigJ; its protein translation is MPSEDFEAERPRLLALAYRMLGSRAEAEDVVQEAWLRYHAARADGIRDPQAWLTTVTGRLCLDVLRSARVRREAYPGQWLPEPVVSHLDDPAEKVAQRMEVSLALLVVLERLTPEQRVAVVLHDAFAMPFDEVAAVLNTSAGAARQHASRGRRAVADGQSRHTADVAEQRAVLEAFLKAASSGDLSALAAVLAPEVVAVGDGGGAVNAGRRPVFGPDRVARFYVGTLDRFARYGVDVTIEPVLVNGGAGVLLRGAYPDGRRLLAVLAVAVADGRITALYNQLNPAKLGSVDDR
- a CDS encoding DUF47 domain-containing protein, whose protein sequence is MKFSFRPTEGAFYELFSKAAQNLVKGTGLLNELALPGADVQSVSDRLSDVEHDSDEITHTLYKKINSTFITPFDREDIYQLGSHLDDVMDHLEAVGNLLYLYGLTELPSLPREMHELVTVLDQQAKITADAMPRLKSMKNLEEYWIEINRLENDGDRAYRMLLVRLFSGEYDALTVLKMKEVADELEAACDAFEHVANTVETITVKES
- a CDS encoding inorganic phosphate transporter, with product MSPELIAVLAVIIAAMAFDYTNGFHDAANAIATSVSTRALTPRVALAMAAVGNFVGAHFGAEVAKTVGDGLVKLPPGIASLGVVFAGVVGAIAWNLITWYFGLPSSSSHALFGGLVGATLFASQGEVQWGTIVDKVLIPMVASPFVGFILGFIVMVAIMWIFRRGHPGKLNRGFRVAQTISAAFMSVGHGMQDAAKTMGIIVLALYTGGFQDSATEIPWWVFWTSAAVLAAGTYAGGWRIIRTLGRKIIDLGPAEGFASEMVASSVLFFNALVLHAPISTTHTITSAIMGVGATKRLSAVRWNMAGNIVMAWITTFPAAAGIACVVYFIVRPIFGS
- a CDS encoding Gfo/Idh/MocA family protein → MTEKAVRWGILGTGGIASTFATDLLLVPGAELSAVGSRTPEAAAAFAGRHGFARAHGSWAELAADPDVDVIYVATPHAAHFDAAMTCLEGGKAVLCEKPMTLDLPSSQALVQEARTRGLFLMEAMWMRLNPAIRRIVELIGEGAIGEVTNIHADFGLQGPFEATHRLRDPAQGGGALLDLGVYPLNLAHLILGRPAVVRSWARLTPEGVDDNTGILLGWDSGALAALSCSLVGETRTAASITGTLGRIDLPQGFFVPRGFVLHRVGEPTEEISYPFPGNGYQYEAAEVQRCLAEGLLECPLMPHATTLEIMGLMDSIRAELGVVY